The Chitinophagales bacterium genome has a segment encoding these proteins:
- the metX gene encoding homoserine O-acetyltransferase — protein sequence MEPKILTINEPLITESGYEFKQLALAYHTFGKLNEDKSNVVWICHAFSANSNPTEWWPGMVGDGLFLNPEKYFIVCANMLGSCYGSTGPLSINPNTNEPYYLDFPIVTVRDMVHSLMKLRTHLGIDKIHFACGFSMGGQQLLEWVIEEPNIFDHILLGATNIQHSPWGIAFNESQRMAIEADASFFDNRPDGGLNGMKAARSVGLISYRNYVAYNKTQADDDNSKLEDFNACSYQRYQGEKLAKRFNAYSYWYLSKAMDNHNITRSRGTALEVLERVKCKTLVLGIESDYLFPLEEQRLLATLIPHSQFVVIDSPYGHDGFLIESEQISKILSVFLD from the coding sequence TTGGAACCAAAAATTTTAACCATCAATGAGCCACTGATTACAGAATCTGGCTACGAGTTTAAGCAGTTGGCATTGGCATATCATACCTTTGGAAAACTCAATGAAGATAAATCTAATGTAGTATGGATATGTCATGCTTTTTCTGCTAATTCCAATCCAACAGAATGGTGGCCAGGTATGGTTGGCGATGGATTGTTTTTAAATCCAGAAAAATATTTTATTGTATGTGCTAATATGTTGGGTTCTTGCTATGGTTCTACAGGACCATTAAGTATAAATCCAAATACCAATGAACCATATTACTTAGATTTTCCTATTGTAACGGTTAGAGATATGGTACATTCTTTAATGAAATTGCGAACACATCTTGGTATTGATAAAATTCATTTTGCTTGTGGATTTTCTATGGGTGGACAACAATTATTGGAATGGGTGATTGAAGAACCGAATATCTTTGATCATATTTTATTAGGAGCTACAAACATTCAGCACTCACCTTGGGGAATTGCCTTTAATGAAAGTCAGCGAATGGCAATAGAAGCAGATGCTTCGTTTTTTGACAATCGACCAGATGGTGGATTAAATGGTATGAAAGCTGCCAGAAGTGTAGGACTCATCTCCTATCGAAACTATGTGGCTTATAATAAAACACAGGCCGATGATGATAATAGCAAATTAGAAGATTTCAATGCTTGTTCTTATCAACGATATCAAGGCGAAAAATTAGCTAAGCGATTTAATGCTTATTCGTATTGGTATTTAAGTAAAGCCATGGATAATCATAACATTACAAGAAGTAGAGGTACAGCATTAGAAGTATTAGAACGCGTAAAATGCAAAACACTAGTATTAGGTATTGAGTCAGATTATTTATTTCCACTAGAAGAACAAAGATTACTAGCAACACTTATACCACACAGTCAGTTTGTAGTTATCGACTCACCTTACGGACACGATGGATTTTTAATAGAAAGCGAACAAATAAGTAAAATACTATCTGTATTTTTAGATTAA
- a CDS encoding O-acetylhomoserine aminocarboxypropyltransferase/cysteine synthase, giving the protein MSNLKFETLQLHAGQVPDPTTGSRAVPIYQTSSYVFNDTDHAANLFGLKEFGNIYTRIMNPTTDVFEKRIAALEGGVAALATASGQSAQFLALNNILQAGENFVSTSFLYGGTYNQFKVAFKRLGVEARFANGDDADAFEALIDENTKAFYLESLGNPRGNVPNWEKFKALSEKYDIPIIVDNTFCAGGYMFQPLKHGAHIVVESATKWIGGHGTSIGGIIVDGGNYNWGNGKYPQFSEPSEGYHGLNFWEVFGSNGPFGNIAFIIRARVEGLRDFGNAISPFNSFLLLQGVETLSLRVDRHNENALALAQWLSNHPKVEKVNYTGLVDSPYHELAKKYLQHGFGSVFTFNIKGGYEAAKSFINHLQLISHLANVGDAKTLAIHSASTTHQQLTDEEQLTSGVEKSAIRISVGIENIEDIKNDIEQALNSI; this is encoded by the coding sequence ATGAGCAACTTAAAATTTGAAACACTACAATTACACGCAGGACAAGTTCCTGATCCAACTACTGGTTCTCGTGCAGTGCCAATCTATCAAACATCTTCTTATGTGTTTAATGATACCGACCATGCTGCTAATCTATTCGGATTAAAAGAATTTGGCAATATCTATACTAGAATCATGAATCCAACTACCGATGTCTTTGAAAAAAGAATTGCTGCTTTAGAAGGTGGCGTAGCTGCTTTAGCAACAGCTTCTGGACAATCGGCTCAGTTTTTAGCTTTAAACAATATTTTACAAGCAGGCGAAAACTTTGTATCTACTTCTTTCTTATATGGTGGTACTTACAATCAGTTTAAAGTAGCTTTTAAACGATTAGGCGTAGAAGCAAGATTTGCAAATGGCGATGATGCAGATGCTTTCGAAGCTTTGATTGATGAAAACACCAAAGCATTTTATTTAGAAAGCTTAGGCAATCCAAGAGGTAATGTTCCAAATTGGGAAAAATTCAAAGCATTGTCTGAAAAATATGATATTCCTATTATTGTAGATAATACTTTTTGTGCTGGTGGATATATGTTTCAACCATTAAAACACGGTGCTCATATTGTAGTAGAATCTGCTACAAAATGGATTGGTGGACATGGTACTTCTATTGGTGGAATTATTGTTGATGGTGGTAATTACAATTGGGGAAATGGTAAATATCCACAGTTTTCTGAACCATCTGAAGGTTATCATGGGTTAAACTTTTGGGAAGTATTTGGCAGCAATGGTCCTTTTGGCAATATTGCATTTATCATTAGAGCAAGAGTAGAAGGACTTAGAGATTTTGGAAATGCTATTAGTCCGTTTAATTCTTTCTTATTACTACAAGGCGTTGAAACGCTATCTTTAAGAGTAGATAGACACAATGAAAATGCATTAGCATTGGCTCAATGGTTAAGCAATCATCCAAAAGTAGAAAAAGTAAACTACACAGGTTTAGTAGATAGTCCTTATCACGAATTGGCTAAAAAATACTTACAACATGGCTTTGGTTCTGTATTTACTTTTAATATTAAAGGTGGATATGAAGCTGCTAAATCATTCATCAATCATTTACAATTAATTAGTCACTTAGCTAATGTTGGCGATGCTAAAACACTCGCTATTCATTCAGCATCTACTACACATCAACAATTAACCGATGAAGAACAATTGACCAGTGGTGTAGAAAAATCTGCAATTAGAATTTCTGTAGGTATTGAAAATATTGAAGATATTAAAAACGATATAGAACAAGCTTTAAATAGTATTTAA
- a CDS encoding IS5 family transposase produces MKINKPLTLADSICDTRVKKVKQVFFTQINQLIDWQQISTVIDKYYTKGTSATGKPSYDGLLLFKICLLQTWYGLSDYEVEDRINDSLSFSSFLELTIDQTSPDHSTISRFRTAMTGAGAYDELLKSINKQLEQHQILVKTGAIVDASIVETPLKPKGKSNYELEAQQQQQEQSQEVPTKTVEKKYSTSVDIEAAWIKRGKQLKYGYKKHYVTDNEGLVLGVLTTKASVNEISNLETVLKTADLPKDIAVKADKGYQSEKNNELLKTLGLKNNILKKATKNKALTQAQTDYNKLISKTRYKIERTFGSIKRWFNGGIARYRGIAKMHTQNIMEAIAYNLYRSPGILMSKA; encoded by the coding sequence ATGAAAATAAATAAGCCACTCACATTAGCAGACAGTATATGCGATACACGCGTAAAGAAAGTTAAACAAGTTTTCTTTACACAAATTAACCAGTTAATAGATTGGCAACAAATTAGTACAGTAATAGATAAGTATTACACCAAAGGCACAAGTGCAACAGGCAAGCCAAGTTATGATGGATTGTTATTATTCAAAATCTGTTTACTACAAACATGGTACGGACTAAGTGATTACGAAGTAGAAGACAGAATAAATGACAGCCTCTCCTTTAGTTCTTTCTTAGAATTAACCATAGACCAAACCTCACCAGACCATAGTACCATAAGCAGATTTAGAACAGCAATGACAGGAGCAGGAGCATATGATGAATTATTAAAAAGCATAAACAAACAATTAGAACAACATCAAATACTAGTAAAGACAGGAGCTATAGTAGATGCCAGTATAGTAGAAACACCATTAAAACCCAAAGGAAAAAGTAATTATGAGCTTGAAGCACAACAACAACAACAAGAGCAATCACAAGAAGTACCAACAAAGACGGTAGAAAAAAAATACAGTACAAGTGTAGACATAGAAGCAGCATGGATAAAGAGAGGCAAACAACTAAAATATGGCTATAAGAAACACTATGTAACAGACAACGAAGGATTAGTATTAGGCGTATTAACCACCAAAGCAAGTGTAAATGAAATTAGTAATCTAGAAACGGTATTAAAAACAGCAGACTTACCAAAAGACATAGCAGTAAAAGCAGACAAAGGTTATCAATCAGAGAAGAATAATGAATTGTTAAAGACATTAGGATTAAAAAATAACATATTAAAAAAAGCAACTAAAAATAAAGCATTAACACAAGCCCAAACAGATTATAACAAACTAATAAGCAAAACCAGATATAAAATAGAACGCACTTTTGGCAGTATAAAAAGATGGTTTAACGGCGGTATAGCAAGATACAGAGGCATAGCCAAGATGCACACACAAAACATAATGGAAGCCATAGCATATAATTTATACAGAAGTCCAGGGATACTTATGTCCAAAGCATAA
- a CDS encoding dihydroorotase, whose translation MKRYLIKNGQVVNEGKIIQQDILIEDQIISKIDSDISHDTATIIDAQNQYVIPGIIDDQVHFREPGLTHKAHIYNEAKAAVAGGTTSFMEMPNTKPPALTQQLLEDKYQIGKNTSLANYSFFMGVSNDNYDEVMRTSTKEVCGIKIFMGSSTGNMLVDNEHTLSKIFANTPMLIATHCENENRVKERNAYYQQKLGDSATAAIHPIIRDDEACYLSSSFAVDLAKKHQTRLHILHISTEKELALFDNALSLSDKKITSEVCVHHLYFNANDYAQYGNLIKCNPAIKSKENQDALLKALLDNRLDIIATDHAPHTWEEKQQYYWQAPSGVPLVQHSLNIMLDFYHRGLISLEKIVEKMSHAPAQCFKINNRGYLRAGYFADIAIVDINQLWQVNKDNILYQCAWSPFENQTIKGKVNYTFVSGHLAYNNGIFDESQKGLQLSFNR comes from the coding sequence ATGAAAAGATATTTAATAAAAAACGGACAAGTAGTAAACGAAGGAAAAATTATACAGCAAGATATATTAATTGAAGACCAAATTATTAGTAAAATTGATAGTGATATTTCACACGATACTGCTACTATAATTGATGCTCAGAATCAATATGTCATTCCTGGAATTATTGACGACCAAGTGCATTTTAGAGAACCTGGTTTAACTCATAAAGCACATATTTATAACGAAGCCAAAGCAGCAGTAGCTGGTGGCACAACTTCTTTTATGGAAATGCCAAACACTAAACCTCCTGCTTTAACTCAACAACTACTAGAAGATAAGTACCAAATTGGCAAAAATACATCACTGGCTAATTACTCATTTTTTATGGGTGTTAGTAATGACAATTACGATGAAGTGATGCGTACTTCGACCAAAGAAGTTTGTGGTATTAAAATTTTTATGGGTTCTTCTACTGGTAATATGTTGGTAGATAATGAACACACACTAAGCAAAATTTTTGCTAATACACCAATGCTTATTGCTACACATTGCGAAAATGAAAACAGAGTAAAAGAAAGAAATGCTTATTACCAACAAAAATTAGGTGATAGTGCTACAGCAGCAATTCATCCAATTATAAGAGATGATGAAGCGTGTTATTTATCTTCTTCTTTTGCTGTTGATTTAGCCAAGAAACATCAAACAAGACTGCACATTTTGCATATTTCTACTGAAAAAGAATTGGCTTTGTTTGATAATGCACTTTCTTTGAGTGATAAAAAAATTACTTCTGAAGTATGTGTACATCATTTGTATTTTAATGCTAATGATTATGCACAATATGGCAATCTCATTAAATGTAATCCTGCCATAAAATCAAAAGAAAATCAAGATGCATTATTGAAAGCGTTATTAGATAATCGATTAGATATTATAGCAACTGACCATGCTCCACATACTTGGGAAGAAAAACAACAGTACTATTGGCAAGCTCCATCTGGTGTTCCTTTGGTACAACATAGTTTAAATATTATGTTAGATTTTTATCATCGTGGATTAATAAGTTTGGAAAAAATTGTAGAAAAGATGAGCCATGCTCCTGCTCAATGTTTTAAAATTAACAATAGAGGTTATTTAAGAGCAGGTTATTTCGCAGATATTGCTATCGTAGATATTAATCAATTGTGGCAAGTAAATAAAGACAATATTTTATACCAATGTGCTTGGTCGCCTTTTGAAAATCAGACTATAAAAGGAAAAGTAAATTATACTTTTGTAAGTGGACACTTAGCTTATAATAATGGTATTTTTGATGAAAGCCAAAAAGGATTGCAATTGTCATTTAATCGTTAA
- a CDS encoding HNH endonuclease, translating into MIFTINLSRHKDESSQLSLTSKLTFTQQLDGHKDLAISHRKLKQYLFAEILNNLGYDITDNNDILFGIFDLKTNEFLTTSAEKFLNDFLVVSILKGHFMANKGYEIELFPSFKNISSEFKSLETNIETTKELPSVIKDQRAKRAIPLSLRFKVLHRDKSTCLICGKTPKDGIKLHIDHITPHSKGGLTVFNNLRTLCNECNIGRSNKYAD; encoded by the coding sequence ATGATTTTTACAATAAATTTATCACGACATAAAGACGAGTCAAGTCAACTTTCACTAACTTCCAAATTGACATTTACTCAGCAACTGGACGGACATAAAGATCTTGCGATTTCACATCGTAAATTAAAACAGTATTTATTTGCCGAAATTCTCAATAATCTTGGTTACGACATTACTGACAACAATGACATTTTATTTGGAATATTTGATTTGAAAACTAACGAGTTTTTAACTACTTCAGCCGAAAAGTTTCTCAATGATTTTTTAGTTGTCTCAATTTTAAAAGGACATTTTATGGCTAATAAGGGATATGAAATTGAGTTGTTCCCCTCCTTCAAAAATATCAGTTCAGAATTCAAATCATTAGAAACTAATATTGAGACGACAAAAGAGTTGCCAAGTGTAATTAAAGACCAACGTGCAAAAAGAGCTATTCCTCTTTCATTACGTTTTAAAGTCCTTCATCGGGACAAATCTACTTGTTTAATATGTGGTAAAACTCCCAAGGACGGAATAAAATTACATATCGACCACATTACTCCTCACTCAAAAGGTGGCTTGACAGTTTTTAATAATTTGCGGACATTATGCAATGAGTGTAACATTGGACGAAGTAATAAATATGCAGACTAA
- the rplT gene encoding 50S ribosomal protein L20 — protein MPRSTNAVAAKARKKKVLKQAKGYFGRRKNVWTVAKNAVEKGLGYAYTGRKLKKRDFRSLWITRINAAARLHGMSYSVLMNKLKVAGVELNRKALADIALNDPAAFEAIVNQVK, from the coding sequence ATGCCACGGTCAACCAATGCAGTTGCTGCAAAAGCAAGAAAGAAAAAAGTATTAAAACAAGCCAAAGGGTATTTTGGCAGAAGAAAAAATGTATGGACAGTAGCCAAAAATGCTGTTGAAAAAGGTTTAGGTTATGCTTATACAGGCAGAAAACTTAAAAAAAGAGATTTTAGAAGTTTATGGATTACCAGAATTAATGCTGCTGCAAGATTGCATGGTATGTCGTATTCTGTATTGATGAACAAGCTAAAAGTAGCTGGAGTAGAATTAAATAGAAAAGCATTAGCTGATATTGCTTTAAATGATCCTGCTGCTTTCGAAGCAATCGTAAATCAAGTGAAATAG
- a CDS encoding transposase → MFSLLKNGKKKRCWSCSSLDVICWGKQQNKQRFKCKNCGILFTRNRPEQKIKNRFIWFKKWIIERQTYNTLCRDSGYSKDTLQRTFYKILERSPTVKIIKREQVNLRVDGTYFAQFCLIAYQDNLDGYTQLIRFSDGEHFEEIKEDLSNLIHLGIKLESITSDGAKSILKAIKHTDSNIVIQRCLVHIQRMCLLWLTKYPKHIAGQELRKHILLLLKIETQNDKIWWTRELKLWYERHKDYLNEKTINLETRRYWYTHKLLRRSYFSIKRALPNMFHYLENPKIPRTTNGIEGYFSHLKNHLDLHRGLTLKNRINFIKWYVYLSNEK, encoded by the coding sequence ATATTTTCTTTGTTAAAAAATGGCAAAAAAAAGCGATGTTGGAGCTGTAGTAGTTTAGATGTAATATGCTGGGGCAAACAACAAAACAAGCAAAGATTTAAGTGTAAAAACTGTGGCATATTATTCACAAGGAATAGACCAGAACAAAAAATAAAGAACCGATTCATATGGTTCAAGAAATGGATAATAGAAAGACAAACCTACAACACATTATGTAGAGATAGTGGTTATTCAAAAGACACCTTACAAAGAACCTTTTATAAAATTTTAGAGCGTTCGCCCACGGTTAAAATCATAAAAAGAGAACAAGTTAATCTTAGAGTGGACGGTACTTATTTTGCACAGTTCTGTTTAATAGCTTATCAAGATAATCTTGATGGCTATACACAACTTATCCGTTTTTCAGATGGAGAGCATTTTGAAGAGATTAAGGAAGATTTAAGTAATTTAATACACTTAGGCATTAAATTAGAAAGTATTACCTCAGATGGTGCTAAAAGTATATTAAAAGCAATTAAACATACTGACAGTAATATAGTTATACAAAGATGCTTGGTACATATTCAACGAATGTGCTTACTATGGCTTACTAAATACCCTAAACACATAGCAGGACAAGAACTTAGAAAACATATTTTGCTATTACTCAAAATAGAAACACAGAATGATAAAATATGGTGGACAAGAGAGTTAAAGCTATGGTATGAAAGACACAAAGACTATCTTAATGAAAAGACTATTAACTTAGAAACTAGAAGGTATTGGTATACTCATAAACTACTAAGAAGATCCTACTTCTCAATAAAAAGAGCATTGCCTAATATGTTTCACTATTTAGAAAATCCAAAAATACCAAGAACAACAAATGGAATTGAAGGTTATTTTAGCCATCTAAAAAATCATCTTGATTTGCACAGAGGTTTGACTTTAAAAAATAGAATAAATTTCATCAAATGGTATGTGTATTTATCTAATGAAAAATAG
- a CDS encoding gamma-glutamylcyclotransferase — MSEYLFTYGTLRAKRDDGIAKYLAENSTLVDLGKLVGAQIYTINWYPGLIKTNDKSHVVYGDIFMIHNQDEVFKKLDEYEGIDIGLKPFEYKRELVEIISTKQNVMCWAYFYNWDLPKNAKLINSGDFLNP; from the coding sequence ATGTCTGAATACTTATTTACCTACGGCACACTTAGAGCAAAAAGAGATGATGGCATAGCGAAGTACTTAGCAGAAAATAGTACACTCGTTGATTTAGGAAAACTAGTTGGTGCTCAAATATATACGATTAATTGGTATCCTGGATTAATTAAAACCAACGATAAATCGCATGTAGTTTATGGCGATATTTTTATGATTCACAATCAAGATGAAGTATTTAAAAAACTAGATGAATACGAAGGAATTGATATTGGTTTGAAACCTTTTGAATACAAAAGAGAGTTAGTAGAGATAATATCTACTAAACAAAATGTAATGTGCTGGGCGTATTTTTATAATTGGGATTTACCTAAAAATGCAAAATTAATTAACTCGGGTGATTTTTTAAATCCATGA
- the rpmI gene encoding 50S ribosomal protein L35: MPKKKTNSSAKKRFKVTGSGKIKRNKAYKRHILTKKTKKQKKRLTHSGLVHTADMDNAKRLLVLN, from the coding sequence ATGCCAAAGAAAAAGACAAACTCTAGTGCAAAGAAAAGATTTAAAGTTACCGGAAGTGGTAAAATAAAAAGAAATAAAGCTTATAAGAGACATATCTTAACGAAGAAGACTAAAAAGCAAAAGAAAAGATTAACCCATTCAGGCCTAGTGCATACGGCTGATATGGACAACGCCAAAAGATTATTGGTGTTGAATTAA
- the ilvA gene encoding threonine ammonia-lyase IlvA — translation MSKLVPTIEGIEDAALKLNGIIEPTPLQFNKNLSELYDANIYVKREDLQIVRSYKIRGAYNFICRLNKAQKKNGVICASAGNHAQGFAYSCYLLKIKGTVVMPMTTPKQKVSAVQRIGKEFITVELFGDTYDDAKSFADKMAQKNNATLVPPFNHALIMEGQGTVALEMLQQLGKKKVDAVVVPIGGGGLASGMMTYLEKYAPNTTIYGAEPLGAPAMYESIQKNKLIKLKHIDKFVDGAAVKEVGDLSFSLLKNKLKEVVLVPEGKVCTTILQLYNRDAIIAEPAGALSVAALDLIKDEIKGKTIVCVISGGNNDIERMPEIKEKSLLYEGLKHYFIIKFPQRSGALKQFVNKVLGPNDDITLFEYTKKNTKESGPALVGVELKNKEDYNGLVDRMKKYNVDFTNLNEDPILFNFLV, via the coding sequence ATGTCTAAGTTAGTTCCAACTATTGAAGGAATAGAAGATGCAGCACTAAAATTAAATGGAATAATAGAACCAACGCCATTGCAATTTAATAAAAATCTATCAGAGTTATATGATGCTAATATATATGTAAAGAGAGAAGATTTACAAATAGTTCGTTCGTATAAAATTAGAGGTGCTTATAATTTTATTTGTAGATTAAATAAAGCACAAAAAAAGAATGGTGTTATTTGTGCTAGTGCAGGCAATCATGCACAAGGTTTTGCTTATTCGTGTTACTTACTAAAGATAAAAGGAACTGTAGTAATGCCAATGACTACGCCAAAACAAAAAGTAAGTGCTGTACAACGAATAGGAAAGGAGTTTATTACCGTAGAACTTTTTGGCGATACTTACGATGATGCTAAAAGTTTTGCAGATAAAATGGCTCAAAAAAATAATGCTACACTTGTGCCACCATTTAATCATGCTTTGATTATGGAAGGACAAGGAACTGTTGCTTTAGAAATGTTACAACAGTTAGGCAAAAAGAAAGTAGATGCTGTAGTAGTGCCAATTGGTGGTGGTGGTTTAGCCAGTGGTATGATGACTTATTTAGAAAAGTATGCACCAAATACAACTATTTATGGTGCAGAACCTTTAGGTGCACCAGCAATGTACGAATCAATTCAAAAAAATAAATTAATAAAATTAAAACATATAGATAAATTTGTTGATGGTGCAGCTGTAAAAGAAGTCGGTGACTTAAGTTTTAGTTTACTAAAAAATAAATTAAAAGAAGTAGTATTAGTTCCAGAAGGCAAAGTTTGTACTACTATTTTACAACTGTATAATAGAGATGCCATTATTGCAGAACCAGCAGGAGCATTGTCTGTTGCTGCACTCGATTTAATTAAAGACGAAATTAAAGGTAAAACCATAGTTTGTGTAATTAGTGGAGGCAATAACGATATTGAGAGAATGCCAGAAATTAAAGAGAAGTCTTTATTGTATGAAGGATTGAAGCACTATTTCATCATCAAATTTCCGCAACGCTCTGGAGCATTAAAACAGTTTGTAAATAAAGTACTAGGACCAAATGACGATATTACTTTGTTTGAATATACGAAGAAGAACACCAAAGAAAGTGGACCAGCATTGGTTGGTGTAGAATTGAAGAACAAAGAAGATTATAATGGTTTAGTTGACAGAATGAAAAAATACAATGTAGACTTTACTAACTTAAACGAAGACCCAATTCTATTTAACTTTTTGGTGTAG
- a CDS encoding DUF1569 domain-containing protein has protein sequence MAEDILNMDINFEDYFNQTAIDIINKIEGNEQADWGIMTAHHMIEHLQLVFQFVLPEHEMPILLSGEKLERQRNFLYSELPLMKNFKPPFLPKEELLPLKTNTIDEAKEALISTIHLFLSTIQATDFTTANHPFFGKLNTKEWMLFQYKHTIHHFKQFNLI, from the coding sequence ATGGCAGAAGATATATTAAATATGGATATCAATTTTGAAGATTACTTTAATCAAACAGCAATTGATATTATCAATAAAATAGAAGGAAACGAGCAAGCCGATTGGGGAATTATGACAGCACATCACATGATAGAACACTTACAATTAGTTTTTCAATTTGTATTACCAGAACACGAAATGCCAATTCTATTAAGTGGTGAAAAGTTAGAACGACAAAGGAATTTTTTATATAGCGAATTGCCTTTGATGAAAAATTTCAAACCACCTTTTTTACCAAAAGAAGAACTATTGCCATTAAAAACAAATACTATAGATGAAGCCAAAGAAGCATTAATCAGTACAATACATTTATTTTTATCGACCATACAAGCAACAGATTTTACAACAGCCAATCATCCTTTTTTCGGAAAACTAAATACCAAAGAATGGATGCTGTTTCAGTACAAACACACCATACATCATTTTAAACAATTTAATCTAATATAA